In Candidatus Aegiribacteria sp., the following proteins share a genomic window:
- a CDS encoding tetratricopeptide repeat protein gives MDEISEKKDPAILLKILPDTDGLERIKVLAELTVAFKANNPQKAADFGKQGLELLRETENRELESFILNELCWICQCLGEHHIALEFGIRNLDIISKNDNEEKISNAFNNIGSVYWRLARFDQALEYYLKALRILENLGDKQGIAIVSNNIGVIYNAIGDKDSALDFYNRAIKINEELNSKNKLATSLNNAGVIYLETKGEHEKALEYYQRALEIREKLGNKWRIPHSLTNIGVVLKEMKDYSKSLEYFFRSLEIAEKIGNRHVAATTLTSIGEVYLLLDNFDKAQEYVMRGLAITEEIDAPDLKRNCCEVMSGIFEKKGDFREALKYNKQFKEINDRIFTEESSKKYNELQISYETAKKEKENEIYRLRNIELVKANEKLTKALAEVKTLSGLLPICSSCKKIRDDSGYWEQIEKYITERSDTQFSHGICPECMKKLYPEYKESHG, from the coding sequence ATGGATGAAATATCCGAGAAAAAAGATCCTGCAATTCTTCTGAAGATACTTCCTGATACGGACGGTCTTGAGCGGATAAAAGTTCTTGCGGAACTGACCGTAGCATTCAAGGCAAATAATCCACAGAAAGCTGCTGATTTTGGAAAGCAGGGATTGGAACTATTACGGGAAACGGAAAACAGGGAACTGGAATCCTTTATCCTGAATGAACTCTGTTGGATCTGTCAATGTCTCGGGGAACATCATATCGCTCTGGAGTTTGGAATCAGAAATCTCGATATTATCAGTAAAAATGATAATGAAGAGAAAATATCCAATGCCTTCAACAACATTGGCTCAGTATACTGGAGACTGGCGAGGTTTGACCAGGCTCTGGAGTACTATCTGAAAGCTCTGAGGATTCTTGAGAACCTCGGAGACAAACAGGGAATCGCAATCGTTTCAAATAATATCGGAGTTATCTACAATGCCATTGGTGATAAGGACAGCGCTCTTGATTTCTACAACAGAGCAATCAAAATCAACGAAGAACTCAATTCCAAAAACAAGCTTGCCACTTCTCTCAACAATGCCGGAGTCATCTACCTTGAAACCAAGGGAGAACATGAAAAGGCACTGGAGTACTACCAGAGAGCTCTTGAAATAAGAGAGAAACTCGGAAATAAATGGAGAATACCTCACTCTCTGACAAATATCGGCGTGGTGCTGAAAGAGATGAAAGACTACAGCAAATCGCTAGAATACTTCTTCAGATCACTTGAGATTGCTGAGAAAATCGGAAACAGACATGTGGCTGCTACAACACTCACCAGTATAGGCGAAGTCTATTTATTACTGGACAATTTCGATAAGGCTCAGGAATATGTCATGCGAGGACTCGCTATCACAGAAGAGATCGATGCGCCCGATCTTAAAAGAAACTGTTGCGAAGTAATGTCAGGAATCTTTGAGAAAAAAGGTGATTTCAGGGAAGCACTCAAATACAACAAACAATTCAAAGAGATTAATGATAGAATATTCACTGAAGAAAGCAGCAAGAAATACAACGAACTCCAGATAAGCTACGAAACAGCGAAAAAGGAAAAGGAAAACGAGATTTACAGGCTCAGGAATATTGAGCTTGTGAAGGCAAATGAAAAACTGACGAAAGCTCTTGCCGAAGTGAAAACACTCAGCGGGCTGCTTCCAATCTGTTCGTCCTGTAAAAAGATCAGGGATGATTCCGGATACTGGGAACAGATAGAGAAATACATAACAGAGCGTTCAGACACTCAGTTCAGTCATGGAATCTGTCCTGAATGCATGAAGAAGCTTTATCCTGAATATAAGGAGTCCCATGGTTGA